GCTGGTTGTCAGCGCCCCGATGAACAAGCCACACTTCAACAAAGAGCAGCCGCTAAAAGACGAGTTTATCGGCATGCTAAAACTGGCTTATCAGCCTTTGGTACTGGTGTTTGTATTGTCTGCATTTTTATATGTGCTGATTGAGCAAGGTGTAGGTACCTGGTTGCCAACGTTCAATAACCAGGTGCTGAATCTGCCTGTCGATATTGCAGTTCAGCTAACCAGTATTTTTGCAGCCAGTCTGGCAATAGGTCGTCTGTTAGCAGGTCAGCTACTTAAGCATATTCACTGGTACAGCTTATTGAATGCCTGCCTGATTGGCATGGCTGCACTGGTGCTAATGACACTCCCTATGACTGAAAACCTGCAACCCAAACAAGTAAACAGCCTGTTTGATGCGCCATTGGCTGCTTATTTAATGCCTTTGATTGGACTTATGATGGCGCCGATTTATCCGGTGATTAACTCGGTAATGTTGAGCAGTCTGGATGAGAGACAGCACGCACCTATGACAGGCCTGATTGTCGTGTTTTCTGCACTGGGCGGAACCACAGGCTCACTGATCACAGGGTTTGTATTTGAATATATTGGTGGTCAACAGGCGTTTTACCTCTCTTTGATCCCCATGTGCGGCATTGCCATTACGTTATTTTTGTTTAAGCGACGCGCTCAGGTACAGGCCAGCGCTTGCGCACTTTAGGAGTTATTGATGCAGTTTGAACAATCAAACTTGTTTAAAGCGGTGCAAACGCAGGGCATTTTTTCTGACAGCAAACAGTTTGCAGATGCGATCCCAAAAATTAGCTGGCAACAGGCTTGCGCATTATACGATCAAGAATCGCCACAGGACTTAGCCGCTTTTGTCGCCCGGCACTTTGAATTTGCACCGCAGCCTGAGCTTGCAGCGCTGAATGCAACGTCGGTCAAAGACTACATCAGTCAGCTGTGGTTGCGTCTTGAGCGAGCACCACAAACAGGTAACGCCTCCTCACTATTGGACTTGCCTGCCAGCTATACTGTGCCAGGCGGGCGTTTCAATGAAATTTATT
This window of the Pseudoalteromonas rubra genome carries:
- a CDS encoding MFS transporter, giving the protein MKHTRVVLAMAACYFLFAILLNSVGTVILQAINSFAVSKAQAASLEGFKDIPIAIVSFLVASFIPRIGYRIALLGSLSLVAVMCLLTPMLGAFWALKALFACVGCAFAVVKVTVYALIGQVTEDAKGHSSLLNTIEGLFMVGVLSGYWIFAAFIGEQADSLAWLNVYYLLGALTLVTALLVVSAPMNKPHFNKEQPLKDEFIGMLKLAYQPLVLVFVLSAFLYVLIEQGVGTWLPTFNNQVLNLPVDIAVQLTSIFAASLAIGRLLAGQLLKHIHWYSLLNACLIGMAALVLMTLPMTENLQPKQVNSLFDAPLAAYLMPLIGLMMAPIYPVINSVMLSSLDERQHAPMTGLIVVFSALGGTTGSLITGFVFEYIGGQQAFYLSLIPMCGIAITLFLFKRRAQVQASACAL